The proteins below come from a single Melospiza georgiana isolate bMelGeo1 chromosome 4, bMelGeo1.pri, whole genome shotgun sequence genomic window:
- the PTHLH gene encoding parathyroid hormone-related protein — MFAKLFQQWSFAVFLLSYSVPSYGRSVEGISRRLKRAVSEHQLLHDKGKSIQDLRRRIFLQNLIEGVNTAEIRATSEVSPNPKPATNTKNYPVRFGSEDEGRYLTQETNKSQTYKEQPLKASGKKKKAKPGKRKEQEKKKRRTRSAWLNPGSYGDVVTESPLLDISVTTHNQTLRRR, encoded by the exons ATGTTCGCTAAACTCTTCCAGCAGTGGAGTTTCGCGGTGTTCCTGCTGAGTTATTCCGTGCCCTCCTACGGGAGATCAGTCGAGGGGATCAGCCGCAGACT CAAACGGGCTGTATCAGAGCACCAGCTACTTCATGACAAGGGCAAGTCAATCCAAGACTTAAGAAGAAGAATATTCCTCCAAAATTTAATCGAAGGTGTCAATACTGCAGAGATCCGTGCAACGTCGGAGGTGTCACCGAACCCCAAACCTGCCACCAACACCAAGAACTACCCTGTCCGCtttggcagtgaggatgagggcAGATACCTCACTCAGGAGACAAACAAATCACAGACCTACAAGGAGCAGCCCCTGAAGGCgtcagggaagaaaaagaaagcaaagcctGGAAAACGTAAGgagcaagagaagaaaaagaggcgAACCCGCTCAGCTTGGCTAAATCCTGGCTCGTACGGCGACGTCGTGACCGAGAGCCCACTCTTGGACATCTCTGTTACTACACACAATCAAACTTTAAG GAGGCGCTGA